A single genomic interval of Candidatus Methylomirabilota bacterium harbors:
- a CDS encoding SCO family protein — MNRLACGVFLALASMAMTVVPGLGQPQSPEPLPRIGAAPDFTLTTQNGGRLRLDDLRGNVVVMTFIYASCVDTCPLLTAKLAALAPRLRAGAAGVHFLGVTVDPERDTPDILHEYARRHGLGRQWTFLTGNPAEIREVARRYGVYFRKSERGDVDHTFLTSLIDPSGILRVQYMGVRFDPDEMLRDVRSLLNE; from the coding sequence GTGAACCGGCTGGCGTGCGGCGTGTTCTTGGCGCTGGCCTCGATGGCGATGACGGTGGTGCCGGGGCTCGGCCAACCGCAATCGCCTGAGCCACTGCCCAGGATCGGCGCGGCGCCCGACTTCACGCTCACGACGCAGAACGGCGGACGCTTGCGCCTCGACGACCTGCGCGGCAATGTCGTGGTGATGACCTTCATCTACGCGAGTTGCGTCGATACCTGTCCGCTGCTGACGGCCAAGCTGGCCGCCCTGGCGCCGCGCCTGAGGGCGGGTGCTGCCGGGGTCCACTTCCTGGGAGTCACCGTCGACCCCGAGCGTGACACGCCCGACATCCTCCACGAGTATGCCCGGCGCCACGGCCTCGGCAGGCAATGGACGTTCCTCACCGGCAACCCGGCCGAGATCCGGGAGGTCGCCCGACGCTACGGCGTGTACTTCAGGAAGAGCGAGCGAGGGGACGTCGACCACACCTTCCTCACGTCGCTGATCGACCCGAGTGGGATTCTCCGTGTCCAGTATATGGGGGTGCGGTTCGATCCCGACGAGATGCTGAGGGACGTGCGCAGCCTTCTCAACGAGTGA
- a CDS encoding ATP-binding protein, which translates to MTTAPRRPLPSPWELLPRLVAGVPLSVHGKLLAAFLIIVVLLIAVGAVGLEALSEVNVRAENLVALQRKIAAYRQLQHDTTAQLYSVASALLVPEERILEATLRQLNQFGYDLDRLQFVARDEVELLGRVRGDYEQFIQVVTRVIELIRTGRAAEGRELQVARAAPLADRLERLTNELVNKAEADMVASIEAAHEAYATSRRVVIGFAVGAIALALILGYAISWSVVGPVQRMDVRLREIASGDFAQRVDVPNRDELGALAANLNRMNDELGRLYRELETASRHKSEFLASMSHELRTPLNAIIGFSEVLQDRMFGDLNDKQAEYIDDIVSSGRHLLALINDILDLSKIEAGHMELDLTRFDLPVALESTLALVRERATRRGLRLDLRVDGGVGSVVGDERKVRQVLLNLLSNAIKFTPEGGWVAVRTASADGAVEISVSDAGIGIAAEDQAAVFEEFRQVGSDTARKREGTGLGLTLARKFVELHGGRIWVTSEIGKGSTFTFTLPERTWPVS; encoded by the coding sequence GTGACGACGGCGCCTCGACGGCCGCTGCCATCGCCGTGGGAACTGCTGCCCCGCCTGGTGGCAGGTGTCCCCCTCAGCGTCCACGGTAAGCTGCTCGCCGCCTTCCTGATCATCGTGGTCCTCCTGATCGCGGTCGGCGCGGTGGGCCTCGAGGCGCTGAGCGAGGTCAATGTGAGAGCCGAGAACCTGGTCGCGCTCCAGCGCAAGATCGCCGCCTACCGTCAGCTCCAGCACGATACGACGGCGCAGCTCTACAGCGTCGCCTCCGCCCTGCTGGTGCCCGAGGAGCGGATCCTGGAGGCTACCCTGCGGCAGCTCAACCAGTTCGGCTACGACCTGGATCGCCTGCAGTTCGTGGCCCGAGACGAGGTAGAGCTTCTGGGGCGCGTCCGGGGCGACTACGAGCAGTTCATCCAGGTCGTGACCCGGGTGATCGAGCTGATTCGGACAGGGCGTGCCGCCGAGGGGCGCGAGCTGCAGGTAGCCCGGGCCGCCCCGCTCGCCGACCGCCTGGAGCGCCTGACCAACGAGCTGGTGAACAAGGCCGAGGCCGACATGGTGGCCAGCATCGAAGCCGCTCACGAGGCCTACGCCACGTCACGCCGGGTCGTCATCGGCTTCGCCGTGGGCGCCATCGCCCTGGCCCTCATCCTCGGCTACGCGATCTCGTGGTCGGTGGTCGGCCCCGTCCAGCGGATGGACGTACGGCTCCGGGAGATCGCCTCCGGAGACTTCGCCCAACGTGTCGACGTGCCGAACCGCGACGAGCTGGGCGCGCTGGCCGCCAACCTCAACCGGATGAACGACGAGCTGGGCCGGCTCTACCGGGAGCTGGAGACGGCGAGCCGACACAAATCGGAGTTCCTGGCCAGCATGTCCCACGAGCTGCGCACGCCGCTCAACGCTATCATCGGCTTCTCCGAAGTGCTCCAGGACCGGATGTTCGGCGACCTCAACGACAAGCAGGCCGAGTACATCGACGACATCGTCTCCTCGGGTCGCCATCTGCTCGCCCTGATCAATGACATCCTCGACCTTTCCAAGATCGAGGCGGGCCATATGGAGCTCGACCTGACCCGGTTCGACCTCCCGGTCGCCCTGGAGAGCACGCTGGCCCTGGTCCGGGAGCGGGCCACCCGCCGGGGCCTGCGGCTCGATCTGAGGGTGGACGGCGGGGTGGGGTCGGTGGTGGGCGACGAGCGCAAGGTGCGCCAGGTGCTCCTCAACCTGCTGTCGAACGCGATCAAGTTCACTCCCGAAGGAGGCTGGGTGGCGGTGCGTACGGCGTCCGCCGACGGGGCCGTGGAGATCTCGGTGAGCGACGCCGGCATCGGGATCGCCGCCGAGGACCAGGCGGCGGTCTTCGAAGAGTTTCGCCAGGTGGGCAGCGACACGGCCCGCAAGCGGGAAGGTACGGGCCTGGGGCTGACGCTGGCCCGGAAGTTCGTCGAGCTCCACGGGGGACGCATCTGGGTCACCAGCGAGATCGGCAAGGGATCGACCTTCACCTTCACCCTTCCGGAGCGAACATGGCCGGTGAGCTGA
- a CDS encoding DUF3106 domain-containing protein, with the protein MKRLAMTGALLLALVAPAGGQGGRVDTPDQLTPEEHAIAERNPERWQRMSPEERRRAVENYRHWKSLSPEERKAARERFRKLSPEERARLVRDLQRWNELPAARQQELQKAYERWERMSPERRERILGRLRSYEAMTAEEREHLHRNWERWQQMTPEERRQVRQRWEQMSPQERDRLRGRPPRP; encoded by the coding sequence GTGAAGAGGCTCGCGATGACCGGCGCGCTCCTGCTGGCGCTGGTGGCGCCCGCCGGAGGCCAGGGCGGTCGGGTTGACACCCCGGACCAGCTCACACCGGAGGAGCACGCGATCGCGGAGCGGAATCCCGAACGGTGGCAGCGCATGTCTCCCGAAGAGCGCCGACGCGCCGTCGAAAACTACCGGCACTGGAAGTCCCTGAGCCCGGAGGAGCGCAAGGCAGCTCGCGAGCGGTTTCGCAAGCTGTCTCCCGAGGAGCGGGCCCGCCTGGTGCGCGATCTCCAGCGCTGGAACGAGCTGCCCGCGGCGCGGCAGCAGGAGCTGCAGAAGGCCTACGAGCGCTGGGAGCGCATGTCGCCCGAGCGGCGGGAGCGCATCCTCGGGCGCCTGCGGTCGTACGAGGCGATGACAGCGGAGGAGCGTGAGCATCTGCACCGCAACTGGGAGCGATGGCAGCAGATGACGCCCGAGGAGCGCCGGCAGGTGCGCCAGCGCTGGGAGCAGATGTCGCCCCAGGAGCGGGATCGGCTCCGGGGACGCCCGCCTAGGCCCTGA
- a CDS encoding zf-HC2 domain-containing protein codes for MKHPTTELIAYLTGGLSPEERAGLETHLAACADCRRERDGFAAVLADLRGSLPTVPEPRWGQWRAELRGRLPARQGRWRWLRPFPLAVSAALAAAVLIVVLIGNEQRASRPELAAMEEVAIGGRLELVREYPVLERLDLLENLELIDDLDRLVARSDG; via the coding sequence ATGAAGCATCCGACGACCGAGCTGATCGCCTATCTGACCGGAGGCCTGTCGCCCGAGGAGCGCGCCGGCCTGGAAACGCATCTGGCGGCCTGCGCCGACTGCCGGCGGGAGCGGGACGGCTTCGCCGCCGTCCTGGCCGACCTGCGCGGCTCGCTCCCGACCGTCCCCGAGCCGCGCTGGGGTCAATGGCGGGCCGAGTTGCGAGGGCGCCTGCCGGCCCGGCAGGGCCGCTGGCGCTGGCTGCGACCGTTTCCTCTGGCGGTGTCCGCGGCGCTGGCGGCCGCGGTGCTGATCGTGGTGTTGATCGGCAACGAGCAGCGAGCCTCGCGGCCCGAGCTCGCCGCCATGGAGGAAGTCGCCATCGGCGGCCGGCTGGAGCTGGTGCGCGAGTACCCGGTGCTCGAGCGGCTCGACCTCCTCGAGAATCTCGAGCTGATCGACGACCTCGACCGGCTGGTCGCCCGGAGCGACGGGTGA
- a CDS encoding ATP-binding protein, producing MVRPRGRLFRKYIVLFAAVVSGVLLLSGALEIYFSYQEAKAALAAVQREKALAAATRIEQFVREIERQLGWTTHPLLVGGAAALEQRRIDYYRLWRQVPAITELSHLDARGREQIRVSRLAMDIVGSRTDYSGDPRFREASGGKTYFSPVYFRKESEPYMTVSMSGSTTAVGVTVAEVNLKFIWDVISQIKIGKAGQAYVVDGRGQLIAHPDISLVLKKSDLSGLAQVQAARAHADNPASSEPAILARDLQGRRVLAAHAAITPLGWLVIVEQPLSEALQPIQASIIRTALLVLAGVGLSGIASLVLARRMVRPIQTLGAGAAQIGAGDLGHRIEVRTGDEIEALADEFNRMAATLQESYAGLERKVEERTGELREALEQQTATAEILRVISSSPSDLQPIMDAVAENAARLCEANTAIIFRVEGSLLRLVASYGDMPVAAATREEGIPLNPRTISGRAVLEQRVIHIRDLAVETERDYPESVRFAGATGVRTMLVVPLVREGSALGTLVIRRREVRPFADKQVALVKTFADQAVIAIENVRLFQELQARTRDLAQSLEEVRALSEVSQAVSASLDLRRVLDTVARHAVNLSGCDACGIIEFDASREVYTVVASHNLSEAYIQAVQVTPIDPRKGMIGRATETGESVQVADIATSEGVLFREMTLREGFHALVAVPMSGGSITRGIVLFRRTPGRFDDGVVTLLTALASQSKIAIENARLFQEVEDKGRQLEVANQHKSDFLAAMSHELRTPLNAVIGFSEVLLERMFGDLNPKQEEYLHDIVASGRHLLSLINDILDLAKIEAGRMDLELAAFSLPAALDNALTLVRERAARHGITVACRVDAGIDRIVADERKFKQIVLNLLSNAIKFTPEGGRIDVSAAPADGLVEIAVADTGIGIAPEDQEAIFEEFRQVGADYGRKREGTGLGLALARRFVELHGGRIWVKSRVGAGSTFTFTLPLEPRR from the coding sequence GTGGTGAGGCCGCGCGGCCGCCTGTTCCGGAAGTACATCGTCCTGTTCGCCGCGGTGGTGAGCGGGGTGCTGCTCCTCAGCGGCGCGCTGGAGATCTACTTCTCGTACCAGGAAGCCAAGGCGGCGCTGGCCGCCGTCCAGCGGGAAAAGGCGCTGGCTGCGGCGACCCGCATCGAGCAGTTCGTTCGGGAGATCGAGCGACAGCTGGGCTGGACCACGCACCCGCTCCTGGTGGGCGGGGCCGCCGCCCTGGAGCAGCGGCGGATCGACTACTACCGCCTGTGGCGGCAGGTGCCGGCGATCACCGAACTGAGCCACCTCGATGCCCGGGGCCGTGAGCAGATCCGGGTTTCCCGGCTCGCCATGGACATCGTCGGCAGCAGGACCGATTACTCCGGCGATCCCCGGTTTCGGGAGGCCAGCGGCGGGAAGACGTACTTCAGCCCAGTGTACTTCCGCAAGGAATCCGAACCCTACATGACGGTCAGCATGTCGGGGAGCACGACGGCCGTGGGGGTGACGGTCGCCGAGGTCAATCTCAAGTTCATCTGGGACGTGATCTCCCAGATCAAGATCGGGAAGGCCGGCCAGGCGTACGTCGTCGATGGGCGGGGCCAGCTCATCGCTCACCCCGACATCAGCCTGGTGCTCAAGAAGAGCGATCTGTCGGGGCTGGCCCAGGTCCAGGCGGCGCGGGCGCACGCCGACAACCCCGCGTCCAGCGAGCCGGCCATCCTCGCCCGCGACCTCCAGGGACGCCGGGTGCTCGCTGCCCACGCGGCGATCACCCCGCTGGGCTGGCTCGTCATCGTCGAGCAGCCTCTGTCGGAGGCCTTGCAGCCCATCCAGGCCTCCATCATCCGTACGGCGCTCCTGGTCCTGGCCGGCGTCGGGCTGTCCGGCATCGCCAGCCTGGTGCTGGCCCGCCGGATGGTGCGCCCCATCCAGACGCTCGGCGCCGGCGCGGCCCAGATCGGCGCGGGCGACCTCGGCCATCGGATCGAGGTGCGGACGGGCGACGAGATCGAGGCCCTGGCCGACGAGTTCAACCGGATGGCGGCCACGCTGCAGGAGTCATACGCCGGCCTGGAGCGCAAGGTCGAGGAACGCACGGGAGAGCTGCGCGAGGCCCTGGAGCAGCAGACGGCCACCGCCGAGATCCTGCGCGTGATCAGCAGCTCGCCGTCCGATTTGCAACCCATCATGGACGCAGTGGCCGAGAACGCCGCGCGCTTGTGTGAAGCCAACACCGCGATCATCTTCCGTGTCGAGGGGTCCCTGCTCCGGCTCGTCGCCTCGTACGGCGACATGCCCGTCGCCGCGGCCACCCGCGAGGAAGGGATCCCCCTCAACCCGCGGACGATTTCCGGGCGCGCCGTGCTCGAGCAACGGGTGATCCACATCCGCGATCTGGCCGTGGAGACGGAGCGAGACTATCCCGAGTCGGTTCGCTTCGCCGGGGCCACCGGGGTGCGGACGATGCTCGTCGTGCCGCTCGTCCGCGAGGGATCGGCGCTCGGCACTCTCGTCATCCGGCGGCGCGAGGTCCGGCCCTTCGCCGACAAGCAGGTCGCGCTGGTCAAGACCTTCGCCGACCAGGCGGTCATCGCCATCGAGAACGTGCGGCTCTTCCAGGAGCTACAGGCGCGCACCCGCGACCTGGCCCAGTCTCTGGAAGAAGTCCGCGCGCTGAGCGAGGTGAGCCAGGCCGTGAGCGCCTCGCTCGACCTCCGCCGCGTGCTCGACACGGTCGCGCGCCACGCCGTCAACCTTTCCGGCTGCGACGCGTGCGGGATCATCGAGTTCGACGCCTCCCGCGAGGTCTATACGGTCGTGGCCAGCCATAACCTCAGCGAGGCGTATATCCAGGCCGTTCAGGTCACGCCGATCGATCCCCGCAAGGGGATGATCGGACGCGCGACGGAGACCGGGGAGTCGGTCCAGGTGGCCGATATCGCGACGAGCGAGGGCGTGCTCTTCCGCGAGATGACGCTGCGCGAAGGGTTTCATGCCCTGGTGGCCGTGCCGATGAGCGGCGGCAGCATCACCCGGGGAATCGTGCTCTTTCGCCGGACGCCGGGCCGCTTCGACGATGGCGTGGTCACGCTCCTCACGGCCCTGGCCAGCCAGTCGAAGATCGCCATCGAGAACGCCCGGCTGTTCCAGGAGGTCGAGGACAAGGGCCGGCAGCTCGAGGTGGCCAACCAGCACAAGTCCGACTTCCTGGCCGCCATGTCGCACGAGCTGCGCACCCCGCTCAACGCCGTGATCGGTTTCTCCGAGGTCCTGCTGGAGCGGATGTTCGGCGACCTGAATCCCAAGCAGGAGGAGTATCTGCACGACATCGTGGCCTCCGGCCGCCACCTGCTCTCGCTGATCAACGACATCCTGGATCTGGCCAAGATCGAGGCCGGACGGATGGACCTGGAGCTGGCGGCCTTCAGCCTGCCCGCGGCGCTCGACAACGCGCTCACGCTGGTCCGGGAGCGGGCGGCCCGGCACGGCATCACGGTGGCCTGCCGGGTCGATGCCGGCATCGACCGGATCGTCGCCGACGAGCGGAAGTTCAAGCAGATCGTGCTCAACCTCCTGTCCAACGCCATCAAGTTCACTCCGGAAGGAGGGCGGATCGACGTCAGCGCGGCGCCGGCCGACGGGCTCGTCGAGATCGCGGTCGCCGACACCGGCATCGGGATCGCCCCGGAGGACCAGGAGGCGATCTTCGAAGAGTTCCGTCAGGTCGGCGCCGACTACGGCCGCAAGCGCGAGGGCACCGGACTGGGCCTGGCCCTGGCCCGGAGGTTCGTCGAGCTGCACGGCGGGCGCATCTGGGTCAAGAGCCGGGTTGGCGCCGGGTCCACGTTCACCTTCACGCTGCCACTGGAGCCACGCCGGTGA
- a CDS encoding Xaa-Pro peptidase family protein: MSVYPHQLERLSAVLEREGLAALVATTAANVHYLTGFRSLIGRGSHAPCLAVFAPRGTALVVPATDVPAIVADGIAVEHLVCFGELAARYAADGTAGSRVRSLIERGVASPAEGLARALEALGARGRIGLDEDALTQRAWQETVARLDALTLVPAADLLRAARRVKGPYEIDCLARGLGIAEEAANAVIQSLKPGMTESEAVVAYGTQVLKRGADLVVVSIAFGERTWIPAPVPTDRPLRSGDLVRLDVGCIFKGYHARLARMAVMGEPSARQQAACDVVQAGLEAAVDAVAPGHTAGRVHDAGVAAVRAAGLEGFGGYRLGHGAGLEPCESPELTAGDTTPLEPGEVLCVELPYFEIGWAGVHLRDTLLVTTRGRQVMNRSTRALVLLD, encoded by the coding sequence ATGAGCGTGTATCCCCACCAGCTCGAACGGCTGAGCGCGGTGCTGGAGCGCGAAGGGCTGGCCGCCCTGGTTGCCACCACCGCCGCCAACGTGCACTACCTCACCGGCTTCCGCAGCCTGATCGGGAGAGGTTCCCACGCGCCCTGCCTCGCCGTGTTCGCTCCCCGGGGCACCGCGCTTGTGGTGCCAGCCACGGACGTGCCCGCCATCGTCGCCGACGGGATCGCGGTCGAGCATCTGGTGTGCTTCGGGGAGCTTGCCGCGCGATATGCGGCTGACGGCACCGCCGGCAGCCGCGTGCGGAGCCTGATCGAGCGCGGGGTCGCCAGTCCGGCCGAGGGGCTCGCCCGGGCCCTGGAGGCGCTGGGCGCGCGAGGCCGTATCGGGCTCGACGAGGACGCGCTTACCCAACGGGCCTGGCAAGAAACTGTGGCCCGGCTCGACGCCCTCACCCTCGTCCCGGCAGCCGATCTGCTGCGGGCGGCGCGCCGCGTGAAGGGACCGTACGAGATCGATTGTCTGGCTCGAGGCCTGGGGATCGCCGAGGAGGCTGCGAACGCCGTGATCCAGTCGCTCAAGCCGGGCATGACGGAAAGTGAGGCCGTCGTCGCCTACGGCACGCAGGTGCTCAAGCGCGGAGCCGATCTCGTCGTGGTCTCGATCGCGTTTGGGGAGCGTACCTGGATCCCGGCCCCGGTCCCGACGGACCGGCCTCTACGTTCGGGCGACCTCGTCCGGCTTGATGTCGGCTGCATCTTCAAGGGCTACCACGCGCGCCTGGCCCGAATGGCGGTGATGGGGGAGCCGAGCGCGCGCCAGCAGGCCGCCTGCGACGTTGTGCAGGCCGGACTGGAGGCCGCGGTCGACGCCGTCGCCCCCGGGCACACGGCCGGGCGCGTGCACGACGCCGGCGTGGCCGCTGTGCGCGCCGCCGGGCTCGAGGGGTTCGGGGGATACCGCCTCGGACACGGGGCGGGGCTCGAGCCCTGCGAGAGCCCGGAGCTGACGGCGGGCGACACCACGCCGCTGGAACCCGGCGAGGTCCTTTGCGTAGAGCTGCCGTACTTCGAGATCGGCTGGGCGGGGGTGCACCTGCGCGACACCCTGCTCGTCACAACGCGGGGACGTCAGGTCATGAACCGCTCGACGCGGGCGCTGGTCCTTCTGGATTAA
- a CDS encoding response regulator, with the protein MTTLAKILVVDDTPHNVKLLADLLTARGYAVTTASGGSEALALIEKECPDLVLLDVVMPQMSGYDVCRKIRENPATAILPVVMVTALDPAQERVKGLEAGADDFLTKPINQPELLARVRSLLRIKKLYDELDTLNRTLESRVNEQVAQLERLGRLKRFVSPQLAEIIVSGGTEDPLKSHRREVTVVFLDLRGFTAFAETAEPEEVMGVIREYHAEMGKLILEHEGTLERFAGDGMMVFFNDPMPVPNPAERAVRMAVAMRERVAGLSVVWRKRGFDLDFGVGIAQGYATIGAIGFEGRLDYGAIGTVTNLASRLCGEARPGQILVSHRVIGAVEDIVQGEPVGELALKGFLKPVPVYNVIGLRA; encoded by the coding sequence ATGACCACACTGGCGAAGATCCTCGTCGTCGACGACACCCCCCACAACGTCAAGCTGCTGGCCGACCTGCTGACCGCCCGCGGCTACGCGGTGACGACGGCCTCGGGGGGGAGCGAGGCGCTCGCGCTCATCGAGAAAGAGTGCCCCGATCTGGTCCTGCTCGACGTCGTCATGCCCCAGATGAGCGGGTACGACGTGTGCCGCAAGATCCGGGAGAACCCGGCCACGGCGATCCTGCCCGTCGTCATGGTGACGGCCCTTGATCCGGCGCAGGAACGGGTCAAAGGCCTGGAGGCCGGCGCCGACGATTTCCTCACCAAGCCCATCAACCAGCCCGAGCTGCTGGCCCGGGTGCGCTCGCTGCTCCGCATCAAGAAGCTCTACGACGAGCTCGACACGCTGAACCGGACGCTGGAGTCCCGGGTCAACGAGCAGGTCGCCCAGCTCGAGCGCCTGGGCCGACTCAAGCGGTTCGTCTCCCCGCAGCTCGCCGAGATCATCGTGTCCGGAGGAACCGAGGATCCCCTCAAGAGCCACCGGCGCGAGGTCACCGTGGTCTTCCTGGACCTCCGCGGCTTCACCGCCTTCGCCGAGACGGCCGAGCCGGAGGAGGTCATGGGCGTCATCCGCGAATACCACGCCGAGATGGGCAAGCTCATCCTCGAGCACGAAGGGACCCTCGAGCGCTTCGCCGGCGACGGGATGATGGTGTTCTTCAACGACCCGATGCCCGTGCCCAATCCCGCCGAACGGGCGGTGCGGATGGCGGTGGCGATGCGCGAGCGGGTAGCGGGCCTCAGCGTCGTGTGGCGCAAGCGCGGGTTCGATCTCGACTTCGGCGTCGGCATCGCCCAGGGCTACGCCACCATCGGCGCTATCGGCTTCGAAGGCCGGCTCGACTACGGAGCCATCGGGACGGTCACCAATCTGGCCTCCCGGCTGTGCGGCGAGGCCCGGCCCGGACAGATCCTCGTCTCGCATCGGGTGATCGGCGCCGTCGAGGACATCGTGCAGGGCGAGCCGGTCGGCGAGCTCGCCCTGAAGGGGTTCCTCAAGCCGGTGCCGGTCTACAACGTCATCGGTCTCAGGGCCTAG
- a CDS encoding ABC transporter substrate-binding protein, which produces MMTRRQVLRGLSVMSGAGLIGVSYRPTAAEAPPETPRVRLAAIPGICVAPQYVAEELLRAEGFTDVEYVPGPATYQNFAAGTVDISMAFVAPFIIQVDTGVPIVMLAGVHPGCFELIATERVRAITDLKGKTVGVLSMGGAHHVFLASMAAYVGLDPAKDINWFTHHPSESARLLAEGRVDALMAFPPVPQELRAKNVGRIVVNSALDRPWSQYFCCVVTARSEFVRSHPMATRRALRAILKATDVCALQPDRAAQRLVQRGFTKEYDYALQTMKEVPYNRWRAYNPEDAVRFYALRLHEIGMVKSSPQTIIAQGTDWRFLNALKKELKG; this is translated from the coding sequence ATGATGACACGACGCCAGGTGCTGCGCGGTCTTTCGGTGATGAGCGGGGCCGGTCTGATCGGTGTATCTTACCGGCCGACCGCCGCCGAGGCCCCGCCCGAGACGCCCCGGGTCCGGCTCGCCGCGATCCCGGGCATCTGTGTGGCTCCGCAGTATGTAGCCGAAGAGCTCCTGCGGGCCGAGGGATTCACAGACGTCGAATACGTCCCGGGGCCGGCCACCTACCAGAACTTCGCCGCGGGTACGGTCGACATAAGCATGGCCTTCGTCGCTCCCTTTATCATCCAGGTGGACACCGGCGTCCCCATCGTCATGCTGGCCGGCGTTCATCCCGGGTGCTTCGAACTGATCGCGACGGAACGCGTCCGTGCCATCACAGACCTGAAGGGCAAGACCGTCGGGGTGCTGAGCATGGGCGGCGCCCACCACGTCTTTCTCGCCAGCATGGCCGCCTATGTTGGCCTGGACCCCGCCAAGGACATCAACTGGTTCACGCACCATCCGAGCGAGTCCGCGCGGCTCCTCGCCGAAGGCCGGGTGGACGCGCTGATGGCGTTCCCACCGGTGCCGCAGGAGCTTCGAGCCAAGAACGTGGGGCGTATCGTCGTCAACAGTGCTCTGGACCGCCCCTGGTCGCAGTACTTCTGCTGTGTGGTGACTGCTCGTTCGGAGTTCGTGCGCAGCCACCCGATGGCGACGAGACGAGCGCTCCGGGCGATCCTCAAGGCAACCGACGTCTGCGCCCTACAGCCGGATCGAGCGGCGCAACGCCTCGTCCAACGTGGATTCACGAAGGAATACGACTACGCATTGCAGACAATGAAAGAAGTACCGTACAACCGGTGGCGAGCGTACAACCCCGAAGACGCGGTGCGGTTCTACGCCCTTCGGCTCCACGAAATCGGCATGGTGAAGTCGAGCCCCCAGACGATCATCGCCCAGGGGACGGACTGGCGGTTCCTGAACGCCCTCAAGAAGGAGCTCAAGGGATGA
- a CDS encoding response regulator, with product MAGELILIVEDNERNRRLVRDVLQFKGYQTIESETAEEGLRLAREQGPALVLMDIQLPGMDGITALGRLREDPATRGIPVMAVTASAMTHDRQKIMAAGFDGYQTKPIRVKEFLEAVRQLLERP from the coding sequence ATGGCCGGTGAGCTGATCCTCATCGTTGAGGACAACGAGCGCAATAGACGCCTGGTCCGCGATGTGCTGCAATTCAAGGGCTATCAGACCATCGAGTCGGAGACGGCGGAGGAGGGCCTCCGGCTGGCCCGCGAGCAGGGCCCGGCCCTCGTCCTGATGGACATCCAGCTGCCCGGGATGGACGGCATCACCGCGCTGGGCCGCCTCCGGGAAGATCCCGCGACCCGGGGGATCCCCGTGATGGCTGTCACCGCCTCGGCCATGACCCACGACCGCCAGAAGATCATGGCGGCCGGGTTCGACGGCTATCAGACCAAGCCCATCAGGGTGAAGGAGTTCCTCGAGGCCGTCCGTCAGTTACTGGAGCGGCCATGA
- a CDS encoding RNA polymerase sigma factor, with product MRRSVGSDASKLDDVEPSDEALCRRVAERDEAAFDALVGRYQQRAWRLAWSILRDAEEARDISQEAFVRLYQTAETFAGRARFSTWFYRILVNLCLDHRRRRWWQIMGRNHHETQDTGSTESLIERLPADHGDPAEAVSRERLVRRLWAEVDRLAPQQRAAVLLQVQEELSTSEIAAVLQCSEATVRVHLHRALARLRKTMGRTER from the coding sequence ATGAGGAGGAGTGTGGGCAGCGATGCCAGTAAACTGGACGACGTGGAGCCATCGGACGAGGCCCTGTGCCGTCGGGTGGCCGAGCGGGACGAGGCCGCGTTCGACGCTCTGGTCGGCCGCTATCAGCAGCGCGCCTGGCGGCTGGCCTGGTCCATCTTGCGGGACGCCGAGGAGGCCAGGGACATCTCGCAGGAAGCCTTCGTGCGCCTCTACCAGACGGCCGAGACGTTCGCTGGCCGCGCTCGATTCTCCACGTGGTTCTATCGGATCCTGGTCAACCTGTGTCTGGATCACCGCCGGCGTCGCTGGTGGCAGATCATGGGCAGGAATCACCACGAGACCCAGGACACCGGGTCGACCGAATCCCTCATCGAGCGGCTGCCGGCCGACCACGGCGATCCGGCCGAGGCGGTGTCCCGGGAGCGGTTGGTGAGGCGGCTGTGGGCCGAGGTGGATCGGCTGGCGCCACAGCAGCGGGCCGCCGTGCTCCTGCAAGTGCAGGAGGAGCTGTCGACGAGCGAGATCGCGGCGGTGCTCCAGTGCTCGGAGGCGACGGTGCGCGTCCACCTCCACCGGGCGCTGGCCAGGCTGCGCAAGACGATGGGAAGGACCGAGCGATGA